In the genome of Myxococcus stipitatus, one region contains:
- a CDS encoding PQQ-dependent sugar dehydrogenase, which translates to MRASRLLASATLVLAVSTSACRKSQAQGTASPQDCVRVADDWGPDGAVPFTVDVVAKGLEVPWGIAWLPGGDALVTERPGRIRLLKAGVLQPKPVATVRITEAAEGGLLGIAAHPDFATNRQVYVYVTTDASGRDENRVERWTLSEDHTTATFDRVIFGGIPSATYHDGGRLRFGPDGMLYAGTGDARDPDRSQNVSDSAGKLLRLTPEGQVPQDNPFAGSPAFLTGLRNLQGWDWKDATTLYVTDHGPSGETMRRGHDEISLARPGANLGWPGIYACELHEGQVTPSLTFADAMPPGGAALYTGTSIPEWSGSLLVGTLGSRHLHRVEFASDNPARVARHEVYLRDTYGRLREVTMGPDGHLYVTTSNCDGRGDCGPRKDLILRLRR; encoded by the coding sequence ATGCGCGCCTCTCGCCTGCTCGCCTCCGCCACCCTGGTGCTCGCCGTGTCCACCTCCGCCTGCCGCAAGAGCCAGGCCCAGGGCACCGCCTCCCCACAGGACTGCGTGCGTGTCGCGGATGACTGGGGCCCGGACGGCGCCGTGCCCTTCACCGTCGACGTCGTGGCCAAGGGCCTCGAAGTCCCCTGGGGCATCGCCTGGCTGCCCGGTGGCGACGCCCTCGTCACCGAGCGACCCGGTCGCATCCGCCTGCTGAAGGCGGGCGTCCTTCAACCCAAGCCCGTCGCCACCGTGCGCATCACCGAGGCCGCGGAGGGCGGACTGCTCGGCATCGCCGCGCATCCCGACTTCGCCACGAACCGTCAGGTCTACGTCTACGTCACCACCGACGCGAGCGGCCGCGACGAGAACCGCGTGGAGCGCTGGACGCTCTCCGAGGACCACACCACCGCGACGTTCGACCGGGTCATCTTCGGCGGCATCCCCTCCGCGACCTACCACGACGGAGGACGCCTGCGCTTCGGCCCGGACGGCATGCTCTACGCGGGCACCGGCGACGCGAGAGACCCCGACCGCTCCCAGAACGTGAGTGACTCCGCGGGCAAGCTCCTGCGCCTCACGCCCGAGGGCCAGGTGCCCCAGGACAATCCCTTTGCCGGCTCCCCCGCCTTCCTCACCGGCCTGCGAAACCTCCAGGGCTGGGACTGGAAGGATGCCACCACGCTGTACGTCACGGACCACGGCCCCAGCGGCGAGACGATGCGCCGAGGCCACGACGAGATAAGCCTCGCACGCCCGGGGGCCAACCTGGGCTGGCCCGGCATCTACGCGTGCGAGCTCCACGAAGGGCAGGTCACTCCCTCGCTCACCTTCGCGGACGCGATGCCGCCCGGGGGCGCCGCCCTCTACACGGGCACCTCCATCCCCGAGTGGAGCGGCTCGCTGCTCGTGGGCACGCTCGGCTCGCGACACCTGCACCGCGTGGAGTTCGCCTCGGACAACCCGGCGCGCGTGGCCCGTCACGAGGTGTACCTGCGCGACACGTACGGCCGCCTGCGCGAGGTGACGATGGGTCCCGACGGCCACCTCTACGTCACCACCAGCAACTGCGATGGCCGCGGAGACTGCGGGCCCCGGAAGGACCTCATCCTCCGTTTGAGGCGCTAG
- a CDS encoding cation:proton antiporter translates to MHLEMPLVIGLMVAAIVLAIAAKRANMPYNVALVVGGLLISVGNLLPGVPPLNPEVVFLVCLPALLFEGGIMADLNGIRANALPILILSTLGMVLAIGATGTALHFLVDLAIWPALLLGALLSVTDTVSILYAFRRAPVPPRLSGIMQGESLFNDGTALVAYAAIASVVAGAAAPSLPMLAARVLLASAGGAVVGLAVGMLGGFVIRHTEDPLAEIMVTTAVALASFVVAEQLHLSGAISAVVAGLAVGVGMRKNVSPQSQVAIHSFWEYATFGVNTFLFLAVGLTTKPETLRGYVPETLIAVACVLAGRAVAIYGPFLLLRLIRPAEAVPPRWQHVFIVGNIKGALSIGLALGLPAATPGREKLVAIAFGVTLVSLVGQGLMLTRALKWLGLFRQDEVALAMSEQRGRLIASRAAHQELAVLHEQGLVPRAAYDHLRSEYQVNIARAERELRRLNEHHLTQGARDLIAMRRRLIDAERTALQGARRSGLIPEATAEHMLAQLDERTLNLEKVLHGEEQTVEPGRKAS, encoded by the coding sequence GTGCACTTGGAGATGCCTCTCGTCATTGGATTGATGGTGGCTGCCATCGTCCTGGCCATCGCAGCCAAGCGGGCGAACATGCCCTACAACGTGGCGCTCGTCGTGGGAGGCTTGCTCATCTCGGTGGGCAACCTGCTGCCTGGCGTGCCGCCCCTCAACCCGGAGGTGGTGTTCCTCGTCTGCCTGCCGGCGCTGCTGTTCGAGGGCGGCATCATGGCGGACCTCAATGGCATCCGCGCCAATGCCTTGCCCATCCTCATCCTCTCCACGCTGGGCATGGTGCTAGCGATTGGCGCCACGGGCACCGCGCTGCACTTCCTGGTGGACCTGGCCATCTGGCCCGCCCTGCTGCTCGGCGCGCTGCTGTCCGTGACGGACACCGTCTCCATCCTCTACGCCTTCCGCCGCGCGCCCGTGCCGCCGCGCCTGTCCGGCATCATGCAGGGCGAGAGCCTCTTCAACGACGGCACGGCCCTGGTGGCCTACGCGGCCATCGCCAGCGTGGTGGCCGGAGCCGCGGCGCCCTCCCTTCCCATGCTGGCCGCGCGCGTGCTGCTCGCGTCCGCGGGCGGCGCGGTGGTGGGCCTGGCGGTGGGCATGCTGGGCGGCTTCGTCATCCGCCACACCGAGGACCCGCTCGCCGAAATCATGGTGACGACGGCCGTCGCGCTGGCCTCCTTCGTCGTGGCCGAGCAGCTCCACCTGTCCGGCGCCATCTCCGCCGTCGTCGCGGGCCTGGCCGTGGGCGTCGGGATGCGCAAGAACGTCTCGCCCCAGAGCCAGGTGGCCATCCACTCCTTCTGGGAGTACGCCACCTTCGGGGTGAACACCTTCCTCTTCCTCGCGGTGGGGCTCACCACGAAGCCGGAGACCTTGCGCGGCTACGTGCCGGAGACGCTCATCGCGGTGGCGTGTGTGCTGGCCGGGCGCGCGGTGGCCATCTACGGGCCCTTCCTGCTCTTGCGGCTCATCCGCCCCGCGGAGGCGGTGCCGCCTCGCTGGCAGCACGTCTTCATCGTGGGCAACATCAAGGGCGCGCTCTCCATCGGCCTCGCGCTGGGCCTGCCCGCGGCCACGCCGGGCCGGGAGAAGCTGGTGGCCATCGCCTTCGGCGTGACGCTGGTGTCGCTGGTGGGCCAGGGCTTGATGCTCACGCGCGCGCTCAAGTGGCTGGGCCTCTTCCGGCAGGACGAGGTGGCCCTGGCCATGTCCGAGCAGCGGGGCCGGCTCATCGCCAGCCGCGCGGCGCACCAGGAGCTGGCGGTGTTGCATGAGCAGGGGCTGGTGCCTCGGGCGGCGTATGACCACCTGCGCAGCGAGTACCAGGTGAACATCGCCCGCGCCGAGCGCGAGCTGCGGCGGCTCAACGAGCACCACCTCACGCAAGGGGCGCGAGACCTCATCGCGATGCGGCGCCGGCTCATCGACGCGGAGCGCACGGCGCTCCAAGGCGCGCGTCGCAGCGGGCTCATCCCGGAGGCGACGGCGGAGCACATGCTGGCGCAGCTGGATGAGCGGACGCTGAATCTGGAGAAGGTGCTGCACGGCGAGGAGCAGACGGTGGAGCCCGGGAGGAAGGCGTCGTGA